A window from Candidatus Gracilibacteria bacterium encodes these proteins:
- a CDS encoding DUF378 domain-containing protein yields the protein MAWKGCGVVHNIAAALVLIGALNWGLIGVFEWNLVSELLGSWPVVERVVYIVVGVAALVQIGGCWCTACKRK from the coding sequence ATGGCATGGAAAGGATGCGGCGTTGTCCACAATATCGCCGCTGCTCTCGTCCTCATCGGAGCCCTCAACTGGGGTCTCATCGGGGTTTTCGAATGGAACCTCGTGAGTGAGCTTCTTGGAAGCTGGCCAGTTGTAGAACGCGTCGTCTACATTGTTGTAGGTGTTGCGGCTCTTGTTCAAATTGGCGGGTGCTGGTGCACCGCTTGCAAGAGAAAATAG
- a CDS encoding L,D-transpeptidase: MLTIFFASFTFVVTLLLGIFNNDHLQVSLFNKPLVAAVGVYFDTVVRIDPEAYSLDGEVLEASAVLGKYGEWSFCQYEMPETPEYSVQLNGVEVEEGIQGGQVFSVSMSFVNAGNTRLFADDANCYGLPVFNVGTQKAQDRASIFGDADHAVTGWVGTNRIQMSEDYVDPWEEFHVNFQSVAPMGDNIYREFFKGVIEDKAWIGSDFGVDITVGTPTEQMQNDISFVTDISVDAGSLSGLERSLEIVLADQTMFAKFGDIAVWSMPVSSGAWATPTPRGAYKVLTKQELRVGQAYPNYRMPYFQLWDWRGYGIHALPYLVNDGGTFWSEALEHIGTPVSHGCVRTLPEDAETAYNFTNIGTPVNIR, from the coding sequence TTGCTTACTATTTTCTTTGCTTCGTTTACCTTCGTTGTGACCCTTTTGTTGGGGATCTTTAATAATGATCATCTGCAGGTTTCTCTCTTCAATAAGCCGCTTGTGGCGGCAGTTGGAGTTTATTTTGATACCGTGGTGCGCATCGATCCGGAAGCCTACAGCCTGGATGGAGAAGTGTTGGAAGCCAGCGCCGTGCTCGGCAAATATGGCGAGTGGTCCTTTTGCCAATATGAAATGCCCGAAACGCCTGAATACAGCGTGCAACTCAACGGGGTGGAGGTGGAAGAAGGCATACAAGGTGGACAGGTGTTCAGTGTGAGCATGAGCTTTGTGAACGCCGGAAACACTCGATTGTTTGCTGATGACGCCAATTGTTACGGACTCCCCGTCTTCAATGTGGGAACCCAAAAAGCCCAAGACCGAGCCAGTATTTTTGGGGATGCGGACCATGCAGTGACCGGATGGGTCGGAACCAACCGCATCCAAATGAGTGAAGACTATGTCGATCCGTGGGAAGAGTTTCATGTTAACTTTCAAAGTGTCGCCCCCATGGGAGACAATATTTATAGAGAATTTTTTAAGGGAGTGATTGAAGACAAGGCGTGGATTGGATCTGACTTTGGTGTGGATATCACAGTGGGAACGCCCACGGAACAAATGCAAAATGATATCAGCTTTGTGACGGATATTTCGGTGGACGCCGGGTCATTGAGCGGATTGGAACGAAGTTTGGAAATTGTGCTCGCGGACCAAACCATGTTTGCTAAATTTGGTGACATTGCGGTGTGGAGCATGCCGGTTTCCAGTGGAGCTTGGGCCACCCCCACGCCCCGTGGAGCTTACAAAGTGCTCACCAAACAAGAACTTCGCGTGGGACAAGCCTACCCCAATTACCGCATGCCTTACTTCCAATTGTGGGACTGGCGAGGATACGGAATTCACGCGCTTCCCTATTTGGTCAACGATGGCGGAACCTTTTGGTCCGAAGCTTTGGAACACATCGGAACGCCGGTGAGCCACGGTTGTGTGCGCACCTTGCCGGAAGACGCTGAAACCGCGTACAACTTTACGAACATCGGCACGCCGGTGAATATTCGCTAG
- a CDS encoding NAD(P)H-dependent oxidoreductase: MDLIQQLNWRYATKGFDPAQKLTEEQVASLKTVLQLSPSSFGLQPYKIVRVKSAEMRAKLREVSWGQPQVTDAADLFVLCRRDKIDEHYVEGFIQLSATTRGVEASSFDAYKQMILGFVSGLTPETYAVWADKQVYLALGNLLTSCAVMNIDASPMEGFDASKYDEILELPAKGLHATVICAVGMRSAEDKYAGAKKVRYSQEELFLDL; the protein is encoded by the coding sequence ATGGATTTGATTCAACAGCTCAATTGGCGTTACGCAACGAAAGGGTTTGATCCGGCGCAAAAGTTGACGGAGGAGCAAGTGGCTTCGCTTAAAACGGTGCTGCAGCTTTCGCCCTCTTCTTTTGGATTACAGCCTTATAAAATTGTGCGAGTGAAGAGTGCGGAAATGCGGGCCAAGCTGCGCGAGGTGTCTTGGGGGCAGCCTCAAGTGACCGATGCGGCGGATCTTTTTGTGCTGTGCCGACGAGATAAAATCGATGAGCATTATGTGGAGGGATTCATTCAATTGAGCGCGACCACTCGTGGAGTTGAGGCCTCCAGCTTTGATGCTTATAAACAGATGATCCTCGGTTTTGTGAGCGGACTCACCCCGGAGACTTATGCCGTTTGGGCCGACAAACAGGTTTATTTGGCGCTTGGCAATTTACTCACCAGCTGTGCCGTGATGAACATCGATGCCTCTCCCATGGAAGGCTTTGATGCGTCCAAGTACGACGAAATTCTGGAACTTCCTGCAAAAGGGCTCCACGCCACGGTGATTTGTGCCGTTGGAATGCGCTCCGCTGAAGACAAATATGCCGGTGCCAAGAAGGTCCGCTATTCCCAGGAAGAACTTTTCCTTGACTTGTAA
- a CDS encoding TPM domain-containing protein — protein MDFISTAFAAIDLPARPTGPAGEDWYILDEAGVLSDTTEATLQVQLSTLADETSTGMVVVTIPTLNDYPIESYALELGREWGVGQEGLDNGLVFLIVPEDREMRIEVGYGLEGAITDLQSYLILDKVATPYFKEGNYDQGVLESVAELEALARGEPFTVEESAASDVPIANFLDIFLFLILPLGWALLSWFSSTKAWWMGGIFGGIFGVIAGGWLGLGIGALGGLFVDFILSTFLFSKIKGPKGSGFWMGGGRSGGGFGGGGSSGFGGGGFGGGGASGRF, from the coding sequence ATGGATTTCATCTCAACCGCTTTTGCCGCTATCGATCTCCCCGCGCGCCCAACTGGGCCCGCGGGTGAGGATTGGTATATTTTGGATGAAGCCGGCGTGCTTTCGGACACCACAGAGGCTACTCTGCAAGTACAGCTCAGCACACTGGCCGACGAAACAAGCACCGGCATGGTGGTTGTCACCATTCCAACACTCAACGACTACCCCATCGAAAGTTACGCTTTGGAGTTGGGCCGCGAATGGGGAGTGGGGCAGGAGGGTTTGGACAACGGACTTGTTTTCTTGATCGTCCCGGAAGACAGAGAAATGCGAATCGAAGTGGGCTATGGGCTCGAAGGCGCCATCACAGACCTCCAGTCCTACCTGATTTTAGACAAAGTGGCCACTCCCTATTTTAAAGAAGGAAATTACGATCAAGGGGTATTGGAAAGTGTTGCGGAGTTGGAGGCTTTGGCTCGCGGCGAGCCGTTCACCGTTGAAGAGTCTGCGGCGTCTGATGTTCCCATCGCAAACTTTCTGGATATTTTTCTTTTCCTCATTCTCCCGCTCGGCTGGGCTCTGCTCAGTTGGTTCTCCAGCACCAAAGCATGGTGGATGGGCGGAATTTTTGGAGGAATCTTTGGCGTGATTGCGGGAGGTTGGCTTGGACTCGGAATCGGCGCACTTGGAGGACTTTTTGTGGATTTCATTCTTTCCACCTTTCTTTTCTCAAAAATCAAAGGGCCCAAGGGTAGTGGATTTTGGATGGGCGGCGGCCGGAGTGGCGGAGGATTTGGAGGAGGAGGCTCCAGCGGCTTTGGCGGCGGAGGATTTGGGGGAGGTGGAGCCTCAGGGCGATTTTAG
- a CDS encoding RNA polymerase sigma factor RpoD/SigA translates to MALQKPDTYREALRAVPLLHREDETELGRMIQEGGANSELARLEMIKANSRLVLSVANQYKYRGLPFDDLVQEGILGLMKAVEKFDYSRGIKFSTYATWWIRQSIVRAIENTSRTIRLPVYRAALINRVREYRKFFLITHKRQPTLEELAKEFKVTPKTLLNVLQLNKGTLPLEPAPGADEEGLSIIGRLRTDQASDPELETRRRELRGFIRDFMDAAELEERERYVLRRRVGLEGDPEGSSLEDIGKEMDLTRESIRQIEAKAYRKMRATAAIKPHLAQEK, encoded by the coding sequence ATGGCCCTCCAAAAACCCGACACTTACCGTGAAGCGTTGAGAGCTGTCCCACTCCTTCATCGTGAAGATGAGACGGAATTGGGTAGGATGATCCAAGAAGGGGGGGCGAATAGTGAACTCGCCAGGCTCGAAATGATCAAGGCAAATTCCCGTCTGGTGCTCAGTGTCGCCAATCAGTACAAATACCGTGGACTCCCATTTGACGATCTGGTCCAAGAGGGGATTTTGGGCTTAATGAAGGCGGTAGAAAAATTCGATTATAGTCGTGGGATCAAGTTTTCCACCTATGCGACTTGGTGGATTCGTCAAAGCATTGTGCGGGCTATAGAGAACACAAGCCGTACCATTCGTTTACCAGTCTACAGAGCAGCACTGATCAATCGTGTCCGGGAATACAGAAAATTTTTCTTAATAACTCACAAGCGCCAGCCAACCCTCGAAGAGCTGGCCAAAGAATTCAAAGTGACTCCAAAAACCTTATTGAATGTACTCCAACTCAATAAAGGAACTTTACCATTGGAACCGGCCCCGGGCGCTGACGAAGAGGGTTTATCCATAATCGGCCGTCTAAGAACCGACCAAGCCTCTGATCCGGAGCTTGAAACAAGGCGCAGAGAATTGCGTGGTTTTATTCGAGACTTCATGGACGCTGCAGAGTTGGAGGAAAGGGAGCGGTATGTTCTAAGGCGTCGGGTTGGTCTGGAAGGAGATCCCGAGGGGTCGAGCCTGGAAGACATTGGAAAGGAGATGGATTTAACGCGTGAAAGTATCCGACAAATTGAAGCCAAGGCATACCGAAAAATGAGAGCCACCGCCGCCATAAAACCGCACCTTGCTCAAGAAAAATAG
- a CDS encoding DUF4256 domain-containing protein, translating into MAITKGPDNDDVTAVPIAPTVLDATDAGLDDPEVQAKLGVEGTALLKRVIAEMRDRQAVADLIEVDSDGLPREVEGSSDLSPEQVAFMGTLRARYEENEHHLACHDAVAWSKVEAKLSANPVKLDALKRMDDSGGAPDVTGVEGEDFIFDELAAKLPDSRRRVTYAQAVARAEAMGGGVKLTRPERYEVLGIDMGIEMDTENDWVWLDSENPNPKYGGLVFGSALFGDHYYGGARVEPQDAESYDDDGAFRCSLRV; encoded by the coding sequence ATGGCAATCACCAAAGGTCCCGATAACGATGATGTCACCGCAGTACCTATTGCGCCAACTGTACTTGATGCCACGGATGCTGGTCTTGATGATCCAGAGGTACAAGCGAAGTTAGGTGTGGAAGGCACGGCTCTTCTAAAGCGAGTAATTGCTGAAATGAGAGATCGTCAAGCTGTAGCTGATCTTATTGAAGTAGACTCTGATGGTCTACCAAGAGAAGTAGAAGGTTCCTCTGACCTTTCTCCCGAGCAAGTTGCTTTTATGGGAACTCTTAGAGCGCGTTACGAAGAGAATGAACACCATCTTGCCTGTCACGATGCGGTAGCGTGGTCAAAAGTTGAAGCGAAATTAAGCGCAAACCCAGTAAAACTTGATGCCTTGAAACGAATGGACGATTCAGGAGGTGCTCCTGATGTGACTGGAGTCGAAGGAGAAGATTTCATTTTTGATGAGTTAGCAGCAAAACTGCCAGACTCTCGTAGAAGAGTTACTTATGCTCAAGCAGTTGCAAGAGCAGAAGCGATGGGTGGTGGTGTAAAATTGACTCGTCCTGAGCGCTATGAGGTTCTTGGGATCGATATGGGAATTGAGATGGACACTGAAAATGATTGGGTATGGCTTGATTCAGAAAACCCAAATCCAAAATACGGCGGACTAGTCTTTGGCAGTGCGCTCTTTGGTGATCACTACTATGGGGGGGCTCGCGTGGAACCGCAGGATGCTGAATCTTACGATGATGATGGCGCGTTCCGTTGCTCGCTAAGGGTCTAA
- a CDS encoding hemolysin family protein, whose amino-acid sequence MDPALGLGLIALFVLLSAFFAAAETAINSLSPAKVRTLLEEKKPGAQQLDWLKKNYHRTLIAVLFGNQFVDTLAAAVATVLVTERFDSIYLGIVSGILTIVSLIFGEALPKSLASVHAQSVGLFLSPPIRVFVWILTPLVWLLDRFINLILRVLGSSKQAQVTDEELIAMASIGAEEGSIDEHELELIENALEFNDIPVEGIMTPRVHVDALPETFKLDEASEFVVHHTHTRIPVYRDNIDNIVGILSIKELLKQVHTQEDPEHTSLRQIKLLTPLKVSHSMKVQDLFRQFKKSRTHMAVVLDEYGGTLGIVTMEDLLEELVGEIEDEQDIAEENVKKLGQHDYELSGRTELDDLTELMEVEFTHPGYKTVSYFIIEELGHLPKEGQSVVFEGWKFTVLQMLRSTILKVRLQKI is encoded by the coding sequence TTGGATCCTGCCCTAGGACTCGGCCTCATAGCACTCTTCGTTCTCCTCTCCGCATTCTTTGCGGCGGCTGAGACGGCAATCAATTCCTTGTCTCCGGCCAAGGTGCGAACTTTGCTTGAGGAGAAGAAACCCGGGGCACAGCAATTGGATTGGCTTAAGAAGAATTATCACCGCACGCTCATCGCGGTCTTGTTTGGGAATCAGTTCGTGGATACGCTTGCCGCTGCGGTGGCCACGGTTTTGGTCACGGAAAGATTCGACTCCATCTATTTGGGAATCGTCTCCGGAATACTCACCATCGTAAGCCTTATTTTTGGCGAAGCCCTCCCCAAGTCTTTAGCCAGCGTGCACGCACAAAGCGTGGGGCTCTTCCTATCACCGCCCATCCGTGTTTTTGTGTGGATTTTAACGCCACTCGTTTGGCTCTTGGACCGCTTTATAAATCTGATTTTGCGCGTACTCGGTTCATCCAAACAGGCTCAAGTCACCGATGAAGAACTCATCGCCATGGCTTCCATTGGAGCGGAAGAAGGAAGCATCGACGAACACGAACTGGAACTCATCGAAAATGCCTTGGAATTCAACGATATTCCCGTGGAAGGCATCATGACTCCGCGCGTCCATGTGGATGCGCTGCCCGAAACCTTTAAATTGGATGAGGCGAGCGAGTTTGTGGTTCACCACACGCACACGCGCATCCCCGTGTATCGCGACAATATCGACAATATTGTGGGCATTTTGTCGATCAAAGAACTGCTCAAACAAGTTCACACGCAGGAGGATCCGGAGCACACCAGTTTGCGACAAATCAAGTTGCTCACGCCGCTCAAGGTGTCTCACTCCATGAAAGTTCAAGATCTGTTCAGACAGTTTAAAAAGAGCCGCACACACATGGCGGTGGTTTTGGACGAATACGGAGGAACGCTGGGCATCGTGACCATGGAGGATCTGCTCGAAGAGTTGGTGGGGGAGATTGAAGATGAACAAGACATCGCGGAGGAAAATGTTAAAAAACTCGGACAGCACGACTACGAACTCAGCGGCCGCACCGAGCTGGACGACCTGACGGAACTCATGGAAGTGGAATTCACTCACCCGGGTTACAAGACCGTGAGTTACTTTATTATTGAAGAATTGGGTCATCTCCCCAAAGAAGGCCAATCCGTTGTGTTTGAAGGATGGAAGTTCACGGTTTTACAAATGCTCCGCAGCACCATTCTTAAGGTGCGCCTGCAAAAAATTTAG
- a CDS encoding DUF2000 domain-containing protein, whose translation MKHPAPDIAALPAEDSKRFVAVLNKKVEIPQLMNALGHMAAGTASLVGAEDLCFLNYPDKEAGEHFGASHFPFIVLKAENSNQIRTVRAEAMRRGIPFNEFTRGMVLGTEGALDAMRESSEADLDYFGICLFGGTEELREFTGKFSLFR comes from the coding sequence ATGAAGCATCCTGCACCAGATATTGCCGCTCTTCCCGCTGAGGATTCGAAGCGTTTTGTGGCGGTTTTGAATAAGAAAGTGGAAATTCCGCAGCTCATGAATGCGCTGGGGCATATGGCGGCGGGCACGGCAAGCCTTGTGGGGGCGGAGGATTTGTGTTTTTTGAACTACCCTGATAAGGAGGCCGGCGAGCACTTTGGTGCCTCACACTTCCCTTTTATTGTGCTGAAGGCTGAAAACTCCAATCAGATTCGAACGGTGCGCGCGGAGGCGATGCGAAGAGGAATTCCGTTCAATGAATTCACCCGTGGGATGGTGCTGGGGACCGAGGGCGCGCTGGACGCGATGCGCGAAAGCAGCGAAGCGGATCTGGACTATTTTGGCATTTGCCTCTTTGGCGGTACCGAAGAACTCCGGGAGTTTACCGGGAAGTTTTCTTTGTTCCGCTAA
- a CDS encoding RNA-binding protein, translating to MQTKKLFVRNLPFNATEDQLREFFMQFGAVDTAVIIKDRQTGRSKGFGFVEMSTMEEAEAAVAQAGDGQMTMGERQIFANEAQPREERPRRDDRY from the coding sequence ATGCAAACTAAAAAATTATTCGTTCGAAATCTTCCTTTCAATGCAACGGAAGACCAACTTCGTGAGTTCTTCATGCAATTTGGAGCTGTTGACACCGCTGTGATCATCAAAGACCGTCAAACCGGTCGTAGCAAGGGATTCGGATTCGTAGAAATGTCCACTATGGAAGAAGCTGAAGCGGCTGTTGCGCAAGCAGGAGACGGTCAGATGACCATGGGAGAACGACAAATCTTCGCAAACGAGGCTCAACCTCGCGAAGAACGACCTCGACGAGACGATCGTTACTAA
- the argS gene encoding arginine--tRNA ligase translates to MKILAQEFKAVFCQAVLGAFPELSPEEVFESVGLEEPKNKDHGDYACSVAFKLSKRFGENPRTIAEKVIENFPKDYRVESLEFAPPGFINLKLSDEYLAEMLKQLEQGFSVETGAGRSEDHDKPVIVEYCATNAAKHMGVHHILSTVIGDTLANLLDFMGHAVVRINHLGDWGMNFAKLIYAIEVWGDMNEIHKHPNDEFTRLYVKFHEEAEKNPDLEEEARKIFKALEEDMEEAGADSASPRIELWKWIVHESLEDLKKMFTRLGTEFDHITGESFYLKMADEILEEGKKRGLFVEGERGALIFDMGEGEVPALIQKADGTSLYLTRDIATVKYRVETWHPESILYVVDTAQSLHFKQDFAIAKALGYDEGTGLEHISFGRMSFADASMSSRKGNVIRLEFLLDEAVKRAAELSGNRGTELPRKDFAAAAETVGVASVKYAILSQDRNKDIVFDWDKIITLEGNSAPYLLYSYARARSIAAKVGDLPLSGMPELSKESEKNIVRHLVKFPDVLQRALDERKPHGICTALYELCQEFNRFYGTTSVAGAETELQKRSRLGLVYAFSYALKSGLSVLGIPVLERM, encoded by the coding sequence ATGAAAATTCTAGCACAAGAGTTCAAAGCTGTTTTTTGTCAGGCGGTGCTGGGGGCCTTCCCCGAACTCAGTCCCGAGGAGGTTTTTGAATCTGTTGGGCTGGAGGAACCCAAAAATAAAGATCACGGAGATTATGCGTGCAGTGTTGCTTTTAAATTGAGCAAACGATTTGGAGAAAACCCTCGAACCATTGCCGAAAAGGTTATTGAAAATTTCCCAAAGGATTACCGCGTGGAGTCGCTGGAGTTTGCGCCGCCCGGTTTCATCAACTTAAAACTCAGTGATGAATATTTGGCAGAGATGCTCAAACAATTGGAGCAAGGTTTTAGCGTGGAGACAGGGGCGGGGCGGTCCGAGGATCACGATAAACCTGTGATTGTGGAATATTGCGCCACCAATGCCGCCAAACACATGGGTGTGCACCACATTCTTTCCACCGTGATTGGAGATACCCTTGCGAACTTGTTGGATTTTATGGGCCATGCCGTGGTGCGCATCAACCATTTGGGAGACTGGGGTATGAATTTTGCAAAGCTTATTTACGCCATTGAAGTGTGGGGCGATATGAATGAAATCCACAAACACCCCAACGATGAATTCACTCGGCTGTATGTGAAGTTTCATGAAGAGGCTGAGAAAAATCCGGATTTGGAGGAGGAGGCCCGAAAGATTTTTAAAGCTTTGGAGGAGGATATGGAGGAGGCTGGGGCGGACTCGGCTTCGCCAAGGATAGAACTCTGGAAATGGATTGTGCATGAGAGTTTGGAGGATTTGAAGAAAATGTTTACGCGGCTCGGAACCGAGTTCGACCACATCACCGGGGAGAGTTTTTACCTCAAGATGGCGGATGAAATTTTGGAGGAAGGGAAAAAGCGCGGCCTTTTTGTGGAGGGGGAGCGGGGGGCTTTGATTTTTGATATGGGTGAGGGGGAGGTGCCGGCTTTGATTCAAAAGGCGGATGGGACTTCCTTGTATTTGACGCGAGACATCGCCACGGTGAAATACCGCGTGGAGACCTGGCATCCGGAAAGCATTTTATATGTGGTGGACACGGCGCAGTCGCTGCACTTTAAGCAAGATTTCGCCATCGCCAAGGCCCTGGGTTATGACGAAGGAACCGGACTTGAGCATATTTCTTTTGGCCGAATGAGTTTTGCGGACGCGTCCATGAGCAGCCGAAAAGGCAATGTGATTCGTCTGGAATTTTTGCTGGATGAAGCGGTGAAGCGCGCTGCCGAGCTTTCGGGGAATCGCGGTACCGAACTCCCCCGGAAAGATTTTGCAGCCGCGGCTGAAACGGTGGGCGTGGCCAGTGTGAAGTACGCCATTTTGTCGCAAGACCGAAACAAAGACATTGTCTTTGATTGGGATAAAATCATTACGCTCGAGGGCAATTCCGCACCTTACCTGCTCTACTCGTATGCCCGTGCCCGCAGCATCGCTGCCAAGGTGGGCGACCTTCCTTTGAGCGGGATGCCGGAGCTCAGCAAGGAATCGGAAAAAAATATTGTGCGCCATTTGGTGAAATTTCCGGATGTTTTGCAGCGAGCCCTGGACGAACGAAAACCCCACGGCATTTGTACGGCGCTTTATGAGCTCTGCCAAGAATTCAACCGCTTTTATGGAACCACTTCGGTGGCCGGCGCCGAAACCGAGCTCCAAAAACGTAGCCGCCTCGGGCTGGTTTACGCCTTTTCGTATGCGCTCAAATCAGGCCTCAGTGTCTTGGGGATTCCGGTGCTGGAGAGGATGTAG
- a CDS encoding LemA family protein, which translates to MAKAVKRSSTGLLVLGGVLALLVIFALWLMGLYNGLVTQEGTVNNTWAQVEVQYQRRSDLVAQLLPTVEATAEFEQETLIAVTEARSAWAQTAGDPNASIEEQMATTQSFDSALSRLLVTVEAYPELTATESFQSFQIELEGSENRVAVARKDYNDATTVYNVKLRVFPTAMFAGMLGFEAYPLFESDEGTEDAPVIEFEIGE; encoded by the coding sequence ATGGCAAAAGCAGTAAAACGCTCGTCCACCGGGCTCTTGGTGCTTGGAGGAGTTCTGGCTCTACTCGTTATTTTTGCACTCTGGCTCATGGGACTTTACAACGGGCTCGTGACTCAAGAAGGAACCGTGAACAACACTTGGGCGCAGGTGGAGGTGCAATACCAACGCCGTAGCGATCTTGTGGCGCAGCTTCTTCCCACCGTGGAAGCCACTGCGGAATTTGAACAAGAAACCCTCATCGCCGTGACCGAAGCGCGCAGTGCATGGGCGCAAACGGCAGGAGATCCCAACGCCAGCATCGAAGAGCAAATGGCCACGACTCAAAGTTTCGACTCCGCTCTCTCTCGCCTGCTGGTAACGGTTGAGGCATACCCCGAACTCACCGCCACCGAAAGTTTCCAATCCTTTCAAATTGAACTCGAAGGCAGTGAAAACCGTGTGGCCGTGGCTCGCAAGGATTACAACGACGCCACCACCGTTTACAATGTAAAATTACGCGTGTTCCCCACCGCCATGTTTGCGGGAATGCTTGGATTTGAAGCTTATCCGCTGTTTGAATCGGACGAAGGTACGGAAGACGCTCCAGTCATTGAATTTGAAATCGGAGAATAA
- the nrdR gene encoding transcriptional regulator NrdR, which produces MICPKCKYKATSVVDSREANEGRSIRRRRECEECDYRFTTFEKVETANFIVVKKDGSRESYDRSKVEHGVWRACEKRPVTQEQISGMIDRLEEVWSTSGKEIPGDTIGRDVMHALKVIDEVSYIRFASVYRQFKDVDEFKEELNKLLGK; this is translated from the coding sequence ATGATTTGCCCTAAATGCAAATATAAAGCCACTTCGGTGGTGGACTCTCGAGAAGCCAATGAAGGCCGATCGATTCGACGAAGGCGCGAATGTGAGGAGTGCGACTACCGTTTCACCACTTTTGAGAAAGTGGAAACCGCCAATTTTATTGTGGTGAAAAAAGATGGCTCGCGGGAAAGTTACGACCGCAGCAAGGTGGAGCATGGCGTGTGGCGCGCGTGTGAGAAACGCCCCGTGACCCAAGAACAAATCAGCGGCATGATCGACCGCCTGGAGGAAGTGTGGAGCACCAGCGGCAAAGAAATCCCCGGTGACACCATCGGCCGGGATGTGATGCACGCACTCAAAGTCATCGATGAGGTCTCTTATATCCGCTTCGCTTCCGTGTACCGCCAGTTTAAAGATGTGGACGAGTTCAAAGAAGAGCTCAATAAATTGTTGGGGAAGTAG
- a CDS encoding deoxyguanosinetriphosphate triphosphohydrolase, whose translation MIYTTLQLAENEASMLRAYAVLSKNSRGRKVPESTDPQRLPFQKDRDRIIHCRAFRRLKEKTQVFVPHYGDHYRNRLSHSLEVSQVSRDLARTLGLNEDLAEAIALAHDLGHTPFGHAGEHALNECMREYGLSFEHNEQSRRIVEELEEVYPKFRGLNLSVEVIEGLMKHQTSWDNPTGGEAIRPSLEAQVVNMGDEIAYQNHDIDDGLRSGLFTEADLGKLELWKWAKEASDQADGVIENEKIRIARIVSKMISLMIWDIAEEASRLITLHDIRTLQDVYSCKEKLVYFSDGMMRANKELKEFLTTRLYFHPEVLRHSQHGERIIKILFNHGMKEWQLAHPGEDVAVGAQVVRDYLAGMTDRFAELQVQELEGL comes from the coding sequence ATGATTTACACCACTCTACAACTCGCCGAGAATGAAGCTTCCATGTTGAGGGCCTACGCGGTGCTCAGCAAAAACAGCCGTGGGCGAAAAGTTCCGGAGAGCACGGACCCTCAACGGCTCCCCTTCCAAAAGGATCGGGACCGCATCATTCACTGCCGCGCGTTTCGGCGGCTCAAAGAAAAAACACAGGTTTTTGTGCCGCACTATGGTGATCACTATCGCAATCGGCTCAGCCATAGCCTGGAGGTTTCTCAAGTGTCACGGGATCTTGCGCGCACCCTGGGCCTCAATGAAGACTTGGCGGAAGCCATCGCCCTGGCCCACGACCTCGGACACACGCCTTTTGGCCACGCGGGGGAGCACGCGCTCAACGAATGCATGCGTGAGTATGGACTTTCTTTTGAACACAACGAACAGAGTCGGCGCATCGTGGAAGAACTGGAAGAGGTGTACCCCAAATTCCGCGGACTGAACTTAAGTGTGGAAGTGATTGAGGGGCTCATGAAGCATCAAACTTCTTGGGACAATCCGACGGGGGGCGAGGCCATTCGACCCTCCTTGGAGGCGCAAGTGGTCAATATGGGCGATGAAATTGCGTATCAAAATCATGACATTGATGACGGGCTCCGCAGTGGGCTATTTACTGAGGCGGACTTGGGGAAACTGGAACTTTGGAAATGGGCGAAAGAGGCTTCCGATCAAGCGGATGGAGTGATTGAGAATGAGAAAATACGCATCGCCAGAATTGTGAGCAAGATGATCAGTTTGATGATTTGGGACATTGCGGAAGAGGCGAGTCGCTTGATCACGCTCCATGACATTCGTACGCTTCAGGATGTCTACTCGTGCAAGGAAAAGCTGGTGTATTTTTCCGATGGAATGATGCGGGCCAATAAAGAACTTAAAGAGTTTTTGACGACCCGGCTCTACTTCCACCCCGAAGTGCTGAGGCACTCCCAACATGGGGAAAGGATCATTAAAATCCTGTTCAATCATGGCATGAAAGAATGGCAACTTGCCCACCCGGGAGAAGATGTGGCAGTGGGGGCGCAAGTGGTCAGAGACTACTTGGCGGGGATGACGGATCGTTTTGCCGAGCTCCAAGTCCAGGAACTCGAGGGACTTTAG